From a region of the Pectobacterium aquaticum genome:
- a CDS encoding biofilm/acid-resistance regulator YmgB/AriR — MHPDVSPNENPTSGGLGLDSQISDMEMLGNIVEEIIQSGHSVSNKAIIAKLVHKIETESNTAFQEKYRALLDLIVYKTQDDFLI, encoded by the coding sequence ATGCATCCAGATGTGTCCCCAAACGAGAATCCAACATCTGGTGGCCTTGGCCTTGATTCTCAGATCAGCGATATGGAAATGCTTGGCAACATTGTGGAAGAGATCATTCAATCTGGCCATTCCGTCAGTAACAAGGCTATCATCGCTAAATTAGTCCACAAGATTGAAACAGAATCAAATACCGCTTTTCAGGAAAAATATCGCGCATTGTTAGATCTTATTGTTTATAAAACTCAGGATGACTTCCTGATTTAA
- a CDS encoding rhodanese family protein, which produces MPTPLAISPIQARKLLDEGAILIDIRQPEEYAREHIAQARLHPLNSSAGYILPDDERAGKIVIFHCLSGMRSEQNADLLAQAVSPATAFLLEGGMSAWKKVGFSTEVNRKQPIELMRQVQIVAGVLILGGVLLGYSVNSAFFLLSGFVGAGLLFAGVTGFCGMARLLMKMPWNRTAKR; this is translated from the coding sequence ATGCCAACGCCACTTGCTATCTCACCGATCCAGGCCCGCAAATTGTTAGATGAAGGGGCGATACTCATTGATATTCGCCAGCCGGAAGAATATGCCCGCGAGCACATCGCACAGGCAAGGTTGCACCCGCTGAATTCCTCTGCTGGGTATATCCTTCCTGATGATGAGAGGGCAGGAAAGATTGTGATTTTCCATTGTCTGTCCGGCATGCGCTCGGAACAGAATGCTGACTTGCTGGCGCAGGCAGTTTCCCCTGCAACGGCATTTCTTCTTGAAGGGGGAATGAGTGCATGGAAAAAGGTAGGATTTTCGACGGAAGTGAATCGTAAACAGCCGATTGAACTCATGCGGCAGGTTCAAATCGTCGCTGGCGTACTGATTCTGGGTGGTGTATTACTGGGTTACAGCGTAAACAGCGCTTTCTTCCTGCTCTCCGGTTTTGTTGGGGCAGGGTTGCTGTTTGCTGGGGTGACGGGTTTTTGTGGTATGGCAAGGCTGTTGATGAAAATGCCGTGGAACCGTACCGCCAAACGCTGA
- a CDS encoding EmmdR/YeeO family multidrug/toxin efflux MATE transporter has product MKKLKDTDWYKKRYSNRVLFWREISPLAFPIFIEGLCVVLMGVFSTFLVSWLGKEAMAAVGLADSFNMVIIAFFTAVALGTAVVVAFSLGQRNRKQARSAARQSMSLLVLSSFLLVALVEFAGSAIIDLIAGQADVQVKALALTFLRWTVWGYPAVAIALVGCGALRGAGNTKLPMVINIGMNILNIAISSLLIYGAFSWDGLGFVGAGIGITISRYIGAVFVILTLMHGFNGALRIPFKSYFAPFTLSILYEVLSIGIPASIESVMFNIGKLITQRFVADMGTEVIAGNFIAFSISTLINLPGNSLGAAATIIVGTRLGKGQVMQSTRQLKHIFWLSNIGLCVLAVLSVPSASFLASFYTNEPEVIEVAKHLLWLNALFMPIWAASWVLPAGLKGAKDASYTMWVAMAGMWGCRVIAGYILGVMLGFGVIGVWMGMFFDWIVRGFFYYRRLMSGRWLWRYRPPTN; this is encoded by the coding sequence ATGAAAAAATTAAAAGACACAGACTGGTATAAAAAGCGTTACTCCAACCGCGTTCTCTTCTGGAGAGAAATCTCACCGCTCGCCTTCCCGATCTTTATTGAAGGCCTTTGCGTCGTGTTAATGGGGGTTTTCAGCACCTTCCTAGTCAGTTGGCTGGGAAAAGAAGCCATGGCGGCCGTCGGTCTGGCTGACAGTTTCAATATGGTCATCATCGCGTTCTTTACCGCGGTCGCATTAGGGACAGCCGTGGTTGTCGCATTCAGTCTGGGACAGCGCAACAGAAAGCAGGCGCGATCTGCCGCTCGTCAATCGATGTCATTACTGGTTCTGTCATCGTTTCTGTTGGTCGCGCTGGTTGAATTCGCCGGCTCAGCGATTATCGATCTGATCGCAGGACAGGCCGACGTACAGGTTAAAGCCCTTGCTCTCACATTCCTTCGCTGGACAGTGTGGGGCTATCCGGCTGTCGCCATCGCGCTGGTAGGCTGTGGTGCGTTGCGGGGTGCGGGCAATACCAAGTTGCCCATGGTCATCAACATTGGGATGAACATTCTCAATATTGCCATCAGTAGCCTGCTGATTTACGGTGCATTTTCCTGGGATGGCCTTGGTTTTGTTGGCGCGGGCATTGGTATTACCATTTCGCGCTATATCGGCGCAGTATTCGTGATTCTGACGCTGATGCACGGTTTTAACGGTGCGCTGCGTATTCCCTTCAAGTCTTACTTTGCGCCTTTTACCCTGTCGATCCTCTATGAAGTACTCAGTATCGGTATTCCCGCCAGTATTGAATCCGTGATGTTTAACATCGGCAAGCTCATCACCCAGCGTTTTGTGGCCGATATGGGAACCGAGGTCATTGCCGGGAACTTTATTGCTTTCTCCATCTCAACGCTGATCAACCTTCCAGGTAATTCGCTCGGCGCCGCCGCCACGATTATCGTTGGCACTCGTCTGGGGAAAGGCCAGGTCATGCAGTCCACCCGCCAGTTGAAGCACATCTTCTGGCTGTCCAATATCGGTCTATGCGTACTTGCCGTACTGTCGGTGCCGAGCGCCAGCTTTTTGGCGTCGTTTTACACCAATGAGCCGGAAGTTATCGAAGTGGCAAAACATCTCCTGTGGCTCAACGCGCTATTTATGCCCATCTGGGCGGCGTCCTGGGTGCTTCCTGCTGGTTTGAAAGGCGCGAAAGACGCCAGCTACACCATGTGGGTGGCAATGGCGGGGATGTGGGGATGTCGGGTCATCGCAGGATATATCCTCGGCGTGATGCTCGGTTTTGGCGTGATCGGCGTATGGATGGGGATGTTCTTTGACTGGATTGTACGCGGGTTCTTCTATTACCGCCGCCTGATGAGCGGGCGCTGGCTATGGCGCTATCGTCCACCGACAAATTAA
- a CDS encoding MBL fold metallo-hydrolase, with translation MNIKNVACHSMQSIVASAILTFFTPNLMAAETPQSVKAANIQVPGYYRMALGKDVTVTAFYDGPVYLTPSVLKNTSGIDLESMMKAMSVSITKDGVQTSVNAYLVQQNGRLDLIDSGAAKCFGDSLGNLVSNIKASGISPNDVDSIIVTHMHPDHACGATNPDGTAAFPNAEFIAPKKDADYWLSESMAKTVPENDRSFFDAARRAIAPYKASGRFRTFEKGESPAPGIESIDESGHSPGMTGYLIGSGDKRLLVWGDVIHSHAVQFKHPEISVVFDHNPKAAIATRMRILNDAVKGKLWIAAAHLPFPGIGHVVTDGKAYRWIPVEYSAVR, from the coding sequence ATGAACATTAAAAATGTTGCATGCCATTCTATGCAATCAATTGTTGCTAGCGCCATTTTAACCTTTTTTACACCGAATCTTATGGCCGCAGAAACACCCCAAAGTGTTAAGGCTGCCAATATTCAAGTGCCTGGTTACTATAGAATGGCATTAGGCAAAGATGTTACTGTCACCGCTTTTTATGATGGCCCAGTTTATCTAACACCATCAGTATTAAAAAATACGAGTGGTATTGACCTTGAAAGTATGATGAAAGCCATGTCTGTTTCGATCACCAAAGATGGGGTGCAAACCTCGGTCAATGCTTATTTAGTTCAACAAAACGGCCGTCTCGATCTGATTGATTCGGGTGCTGCAAAATGTTTCGGTGATTCTTTAGGTAATCTTGTGAGTAATATTAAAGCATCTGGCATTAGTCCTAATGATGTGGATTCAATTATTGTAACTCATATGCATCCAGATCATGCATGCGGCGCAACTAATCCAGACGGAACAGCAGCATTTCCGAATGCTGAATTTATTGCGCCGAAAAAAGATGCTGATTATTGGTTAAGCGAGTCGATGGCTAAGACTGTACCAGAGAATGATCGTAGCTTCTTTGATGCTGCACGCCGTGCTATTGCACCCTATAAGGCATCCGGTCGTTTTCGGACCTTTGAAAAAGGTGAGTCACCAGCTCCCGGAATTGAGAGTATTGATGAATCTGGTCATTCACCTGGTATGACTGGATATCTGATTGGGAGTGGTGACAAACGACTGTTAGTTTGGGGGGATGTGATTCATAGCCATGCAGTACAGTTTAAACATCCTGAAATTTCTGTTGTCTTCGATCATAATCCGAAAGCTGCTATTGCCACCCGCATGCGGATCTTAAATGATGCAGTGAAAGGAAAATTATGGATTGCCGCTGCACATTTGCCATTTCCTGGAATCGGTCATGTAGTTACTGACGGGAAGGCTTATCGTTGGATCCCGGTGGAATACAGCGCTGTTCGTTAA
- a CDS encoding DHCW motif cupin fold protein, with product MDMKNIPFGTTDWSQIEPTEHRGETGIAYWRTQRFDNIRVRIVEYTPGYLADHWCSKGHILLCLEGELHTELDDGRVFVLKPGMSYQVADNAEAHRSYTEKGARLFVVD from the coding sequence ATGGACATGAAAAACATTCCGTTTGGTACGACTGACTGGTCGCAAATAGAGCCCACCGAGCACCGAGGTGAGACGGGGATCGCCTACTGGCGAACACAGCGTTTTGATAATATTCGGGTTCGTATTGTTGAGTACACGCCTGGCTATCTGGCCGATCACTGGTGCTCTAAAGGGCATATTCTGCTGTGCCTTGAAGGCGAGCTTCATACAGAATTGGACGACGGTCGTGTTTTTGTCCTTAAACCGGGAATGAGCTATCAGGTTGCGGATAACGCAGAAGCCCATCGCTCCTACACCGAGAAGGGCGCTAGGCTGTTTGTTGTCGATTGA
- a CDS encoding alpha/beta hydrolase encodes MKLLTPHHPPLEFETGPQPQAAIILLHGLGSTGKIFEPVARSLNLHQLGSIRVILPNAPIQPVRWAGGQHLAAWYDLRDPNFVLQEDEDGLRIAMAYYKSLIQQEITRGIRPERIVIGGFSQGCALSLMTGIRFGQRLGGIFGLSGYLPLASTTVTEQHPANCDTPVFLAYGEQDRIVLPTLAATARDILQAQGHSVSWHTYPMPHTICGAELIDLGNWLVHILES; translated from the coding sequence ATGAAATTACTCACACCACACCACCCACCGCTTGAATTTGAAACGGGTCCCCAACCGCAAGCAGCAATTATTTTGTTACATGGATTAGGTTCGACGGGGAAAATATTTGAGCCCGTAGCCCGGAGTCTCAACTTACATCAGCTTGGTTCCATACGCGTAATATTGCCTAATGCACCAATACAACCGGTAAGGTGGGCCGGAGGTCAACATTTAGCAGCTTGGTATGACTTACGGGATCCTAATTTTGTTTTACAAGAAGATGAAGACGGTCTACGGATCGCAATGGCCTATTACAAAAGTCTGATACAGCAAGAGATCACTCGAGGTATAAGGCCGGAGCGAATTGTAATTGGCGGCTTTTCTCAGGGCTGTGCATTGTCACTGATGACAGGCATTCGTTTCGGGCAACGCTTAGGGGGAATTTTTGGGTTATCTGGATATTTGCCGTTGGCATCGACAACGGTTACTGAACAACATCCGGCGAATTGTGATACCCCTGTTTTTCTGGCTTATGGTGAACAAGATAGGATCGTTTTACCAACGCTAGCGGCTACTGCACGCGATATTTTACAAGCACAAGGTCATTCCGTGTCATGGCACACCTATCCAATGCCCCATACCATTTGCGGTGCCGAGCTTATTGATTTGGGAAACTGGTTGGTTCATATTTTAGAGTCATGA
- a CDS encoding LysR family transcriptional regulator encodes MLDLNDVALFVQVVRSGSFAEAARCLGMPPNTVSRRIQQLEEQLDTRLLQRSTRKLALTSVGQTFYDRCAGAVDGLTDAGQELLTGNLEPSGLVRVAAAADFFDFFSMEWAADFLAMYPRTRLDFVLSDARADLIGDRVDVAIRAGRLDDSGYISRPLLRAGYDGLVASPAYIAKHGMPDTLQDLANLDCVSFGHPSGFTTWRLAGAAGVEEDVQMSSRFSGNTIQALRKATLAGLGIALLPTVITKRDLHAGRLVPVLPQYKRQGYALHVLYPSRRHLPLAVSAFIAFLVGKFSTMFNTNDGSEA; translated from the coding sequence ATGCTTGATTTGAATGACGTTGCTTTATTTGTGCAGGTTGTACGCAGTGGGAGCTTTGCTGAAGCAGCAAGATGTCTGGGTATGCCTCCCAATACCGTCAGCAGACGTATCCAGCAACTCGAAGAACAACTCGATACGCGACTATTACAAAGGTCAACCCGTAAACTGGCACTTACCAGTGTGGGTCAAACATTCTATGATCGTTGTGCTGGTGCGGTGGATGGGCTGACCGATGCCGGGCAGGAGTTATTGACCGGAAACCTGGAGCCAAGTGGTCTGGTTCGTGTGGCTGCTGCCGCTGATTTCTTCGATTTTTTTTCTATGGAATGGGCCGCTGATTTTCTGGCTATGTATCCTCGAACCCGACTCGACTTTGTGCTCAGTGATGCCAGAGCTGATTTAATTGGCGATAGAGTCGATGTTGCAATTCGAGCTGGCCGATTAGATGATTCAGGCTACATCAGCCGCCCACTTCTTCGTGCAGGATATGATGGCTTGGTTGCTAGTCCAGCTTATATCGCTAAACATGGGATGCCTGATACGCTACAAGATTTAGCAAACTTGGATTGTGTGAGTTTCGGGCATCCCAGTGGGTTCACAACCTGGCGATTGGCTGGCGCAGCGGGTGTTGAAGAAGATGTACAAATGAGCAGTCGTTTCAGTGGGAATACTATCCAAGCCCTACGTAAGGCAACGCTGGCGGGCCTCGGCATTGCGTTGCTTCCAACGGTTATTACCAAGCGCGACCTTCATGCTGGCCGATTAGTTCCTGTGCTGCCGCAATATAAGCGCCAAGGTTATGCCTTGCATGTTCTTTACCCCAGTCGACGTCATTTACCGTTGGCAGTATCTGCCTTTATTGCATTTTTGGTGGGGAAATTCAGCACAATGTTTAATACCAATGATGGTTCTGAAGCCTAA
- a CDS encoding ArsR/SmtB family transcription factor, with protein sequence MLANHPTRDAIRLENVFVALGNPIRLAAIHMIAQGDEFLCCDILSNIPKSTMTHHWRILRDSGVVWQHRVGREYRLSLRREDLDARFPGLLDAVLKPLAHDRLILETISQYQNNNP encoded by the coding sequence ATCCTAGCAAATCACCCAACTCGCGATGCTATTCGTCTTGAGAATGTTTTTGTGGCCCTTGGTAATCCAATCCGACTGGCGGCGATACATATGATTGCACAAGGCGATGAATTTCTTTGCTGTGATATCTTGTCGAACATACCAAAATCGACAATGACGCATCATTGGCGGATCTTACGCGACAGCGGCGTAGTATGGCAGCACCGGGTTGGGCGTGAATACAGATTGTCGCTACGACGTGAAGATTTGGATGCTCGCTTTCCTGGTTTACTCGATGCCGTTTTGAAGCCATTAGCACACGATCGTTTGATCTTAGAAACAATCTCTCAGTATCAAAATAACAACCCGTAG
- a CDS encoding isochorismatase family protein, translating to MQVLIVIDMQNAVFATPRARQAQTVALINQLSDAADRTIFIQHEEDGMLSGSNGWQLLPELHQPEGSLSITKTACDAFYRTSLADVLAELGVNHLTICGCATDYCVDATIKNAASRGYALTIATDAHTTANRGELKAEQLITHYNDVWRDFIIPGNTIKVETTEHIVASWKMSR from the coding sequence ATGCAGGTTTTGATAGTGATTGATATGCAAAATGCGGTGTTTGCAACGCCAAGAGCGCGACAAGCGCAGACGGTCGCATTGATAAACCAGCTTTCAGATGCAGCAGATCGGACGATCTTTATTCAGCATGAAGAAGACGGCATGCTGTCTGGCAGCAATGGGTGGCAGTTATTACCTGAGTTGCACCAGCCAGAGGGCAGTTTGTCGATCACCAAAACGGCGTGTGATGCATTTTATCGCACGTCGTTAGCCGATGTGCTGGCTGAGTTGGGCGTTAACCACCTTACGATTTGCGGATGTGCGACGGATTATTGCGTTGATGCAACCATTAAAAATGCAGCCAGCCGCGGCTATGCGTTGACGATTGCAACTGATGCCCACACGACGGCCAATCGCGGCGAACTGAAAGCTGAACAGCTCATCACGCATTATAACGACGTGTGGCGGGATTTTATTATTCCGGGCAACACGATTAAGGTAGAAACCACGGAGCACATCGTTGCTTCATGGAAGATGAGCCGCTAG
- a CDS encoding DsbA family oxidoreductase, with the protein MMKIEIWSDYACPYCYIGKRYMEQALAEFKHADDVEVIFKVFELDPSASTTVETTTLERIEHKYRKNRAQAQEMIDSIVSMGAGVGLDMRYDSVNFTNTFDAHRLTKFAEAKGKGAVMSERLFRAYFTDNLPLADHIVLTNIAVELGLDRQETEAMLASDAFEQAAREDEIKASKMGINSVPHFVIDGKQTLVGAQPKEYLLAALHQLWAKRETDLIPGISCGIRECN; encoded by the coding sequence ATGATGAAAATTGAGATTTGGTCTGATTATGCGTGTCCTTACTGCTATATCGGTAAGCGTTATATGGAGCAGGCTTTGGCCGAGTTCAAACATGCAGATGACGTAGAAGTGATCTTCAAAGTCTTTGAATTAGACCCGAGTGCAAGCACGACGGTTGAGACGACAACACTGGAGCGTATTGAACATAAATACCGCAAAAATCGGGCTCAGGCGCAGGAGATGATCGACAGTATTGTTTCGATGGGGGCGGGTGTGGGTTTAGACATGCGCTATGACAGCGTTAATTTTACTAATACTTTTGATGCCCACCGTCTGACTAAGTTTGCCGAAGCCAAAGGGAAAGGGGCTGTGATGAGTGAGCGATTGTTTCGTGCTTACTTTACCGACAATTTGCCACTGGCAGACCATATCGTACTGACCAATATTGCCGTTGAACTAGGGTTAGATCGCCAAGAAACGGAAGCTATGCTGGCATCTGATGCGTTTGAACAAGCCGCCAGAGAGGATGAAATCAAGGCCAGTAAAATGGGCATAAATTCTGTACCTCATTTTGTTATTGATGGTAAACAAACTTTGGTGGGCGCTCAACCCAAAGAATATCTGCTTGCGGCTCTGCATCAGCTTTGGGCGAAAAGAGAAACGGATCTGATACCCGGTATATCGTGTGGTATTCGCGAGTGTAATTAA
- a CDS encoding NUDIX hydrolase: MQKIRAKAVCLFRNNGKILLAEGHDPIKDEHYVLPLGGGIDFGELSQAAAEREVQEEISAATKDFSLLGVSENIFSYNGKLGHEIVFVYEARFQDESLYQQDIIHGIETNGVPIVTRWFDIDLLRSGEIRFYPHGIVNMI; this comes from the coding sequence ATGCAAAAGATCAGAGCAAAAGCAGTTTGTCTTTTCCGCAATAATGGCAAAATTCTGTTAGCCGAAGGGCATGACCCGATAAAAGATGAGCACTATGTGTTGCCGCTCGGTGGAGGCATCGATTTTGGCGAACTGTCGCAGGCCGCGGCGGAGAGGGAAGTTCAGGAGGAAATCAGTGCGGCGACCAAGGACTTTTCGCTGTTGGGCGTTTCAGAGAATATTTTCTCCTACAATGGCAAACTGGGCCATGAGATTGTCTTTGTTTATGAGGCTCGATTTCAAGATGAGTCGCTTTATCAACAAGATATCATTCATGGGATAGAGACAAACGGTGTTCCGATCGTGACTCGCTGGTTTGATATTGATTTGCTGCGTTCAGGGGAAATCAGGTTTTATCCTCATGGTATAGTGAATATGATCTAG
- a CDS encoding MFS transporter: MAVTSTVRTRAFLFFTIILLGLNLRPVLAGIGPLLDQIQSATGLDDSMAGMLTTLPVFAMGWCALYGGQLQARLGEYRGITLGIVVIALACSARWWLNSGIALLVSAALAGIGIALIQALVPSFIKLHFGRHSSLLMGFYTTAIMTGAAFAASSVSPLANAWGWQRALACWGMLALVAAVAWRCIPKAYTAKQDSAAVIATRRSGMDWLLMVFFGIGTGAYTLVLAWLPPYYIQLGLDATQSGLMLGGLTLTEVISGLLVSTFINRFPDRRKLLLPILSVMLVGMIGLIVAPLTFTYPIIIMLGVGIGALFPLSLIVALDQVTESHKTGSLMGFVQGGGYILASLMPLLAGFIRQHTAGLEQAWMIMAVGVVVLIIMATRFAPVKSPSR, encoded by the coding sequence ATGGCAGTGACATCAACAGTCCGCACGCGGGCTTTTCTGTTCTTCACGATTATCCTGCTGGGGCTGAATTTACGTCCTGTTCTGGCGGGGATTGGCCCATTGCTGGATCAGATTCAGTCTGCAACGGGTCTGGATGACAGCATGGCGGGGATGCTAACCACGCTCCCAGTGTTCGCGATGGGGTGGTGTGCGTTATATGGCGGCCAATTGCAGGCGCGTCTTGGTGAATATCGGGGAATCACGCTGGGCATTGTGGTCATTGCCTTGGCGTGCAGCGCCCGCTGGTGGCTGAATAGCGGTATTGCACTGCTGGTTAGCGCCGCGCTTGCCGGAATCGGGATTGCCTTGATTCAGGCGCTGGTGCCGTCGTTTATCAAGCTCCATTTTGGTCGCCACAGCAGTCTCCTCATGGGTTTTTATACCACGGCGATTATGACCGGTGCGGCGTTTGCGGCTTCATCGGTTTCTCCGCTGGCAAATGCGTGGGGCTGGCAACGTGCGCTGGCCTGCTGGGGAATGTTGGCGCTGGTGGCTGCGGTGGCCTGGCGGTGTATCCCTAAAGCGTACACCGCAAAACAGGATTCGGCGGCTGTCATAGCAACGCGCCGAAGCGGAATGGACTGGCTGCTGATGGTGTTCTTCGGCATTGGTACGGGCGCGTATACGCTGGTGCTGGCATGGCTGCCGCCGTATTACATTCAACTGGGGTTAGATGCGACGCAAAGCGGCCTGATGTTGGGCGGATTAACGCTGACAGAAGTGATTTCTGGCCTGTTGGTGTCCACGTTTATCAACCGTTTTCCCGATCGACGTAAGCTGCTGCTTCCTATCTTGAGCGTGATGCTGGTGGGGATGATTGGGTTGATTGTGGCTCCACTGACGTTCACGTATCCCATTATTATTATGCTGGGCGTTGGTATAGGTGCGCTGTTCCCGCTATCGCTCATTGTGGCGTTGGATCAGGTGACCGAGTCACATAAAACCGGTTCATTGATGGGTTTTGTACAGGGCGGCGGTTACATCCTCGCTAGCCTGATGCCTTTGCTGGCTGGTTTTATACGCCAGCATACGGCGGGTCTGGAGCAGGCCTGGATGATTATGGCCGTCGGTGTGGTCGTGTTGATTATCATGGCGACCCGTTTTGCTCCGGTGAAGAGCCCGAGTCGCTAG
- a CDS encoding YbfB/YjiJ family MFS transporter, whose translation MKYIFAGLCASLVSIGLARFAYTPLLPALIQAHWFSASDAAYLGAANLAGYLIGAMLGRPIASRFSNEHTLRLMMILVTAAFFGCAVPVSLTWFFAWRLISGISGGAIMVLVAATVLPHVPPQRKHLASGAIFLGIGLGIAASGTLVPLFLNMGLRNAWIGLGLVSAVFTVASWFAWPSVTCINMRGKPERVESSSVHFGRSIYILYTQYALIAIGIVPAVIFLVDFIARGLGAGAHMGSLFWGLYGLGAIVGPPLYGYFADRIGPRLTLSIVLLVEILATLVLYHATDLAVIAVVTFIIGTLPPGIVPLVLALIHELIPLDAHKQNLVWSRSTTVFATFQAIAGYAYSALFAATNGDHRILFLIGGIALALAFAFEAFARLRVGNRQSFLSIE comes from the coding sequence ATGAAATATATTTTTGCCGGTTTATGCGCCAGCCTTGTTTCTATAGGCTTAGCGCGTTTTGCCTATACACCATTGCTGCCTGCGCTGATTCAAGCACACTGGTTTTCAGCGTCTGATGCAGCTTATCTTGGTGCGGCCAATCTGGCTGGGTACCTGATCGGCGCTATGCTTGGACGTCCGATTGCAAGTCGATTCTCCAATGAACATACGCTACGTTTGATGATGATCTTGGTTACTGCCGCCTTTTTCGGGTGCGCCGTTCCCGTTTCACTAACTTGGTTCTTTGCATGGCGGCTGATATCTGGTATCTCGGGCGGCGCAATCATGGTTCTTGTTGCCGCAACGGTGCTCCCGCATGTTCCACCCCAGCGCAAACATCTGGCCAGCGGCGCCATATTTCTTGGTATCGGCCTAGGCATTGCAGCTTCGGGAACGCTGGTACCTTTATTTTTGAATATGGGATTACGTAATGCCTGGATTGGGCTTGGCCTCGTTTCTGCCGTTTTTACTGTTGCCAGTTGGTTTGCATGGCCGTCGGTAACCTGCATAAACATGCGTGGAAAACCGGAACGTGTTGAGTCGTCATCCGTACATTTTGGTCGGAGTATTTATATTCTCTATACGCAATATGCATTGATAGCGATTGGTATTGTGCCTGCGGTCATTTTTCTAGTTGATTTTATTGCGCGTGGATTGGGGGCTGGTGCGCATATGGGATCATTGTTCTGGGGGCTTTATGGCCTAGGCGCAATCGTTGGCCCTCCACTGTATGGTTATTTTGCCGATCGGATCGGCCCTCGACTTACTCTGAGTATCGTTTTGCTGGTCGAAATATTGGCAACACTAGTTCTCTATCACGCAACGGATCTGGCCGTCATAGCCGTAGTGACATTTATCATTGGCACTTTACCACCAGGCATCGTTCCTCTTGTTCTGGCGCTCATACATGAGTTAATTCCACTCGATGCACACAAGCAGAATCTCGTTTGGAGTCGGTCCACAACTGTTTTCGCGACATTCCAGGCCATAGCGGGGTATGCATATTCGGCGTTATTTGCTGCTACCAATGGCGACCACCGGATCTTATTCCTGATCGGCGGTATTGCACTGGCACTGGCATTCGCGTTTGAAGCGTTCGCTCGTCTTCGTGTCGGTAACAGACAATCGTTTTTGTCGATAGAGTGA
- a CDS encoding zinc-binding dehydrogenase has product MATDCCGGGLKSKIFKTFPLEETRKAHELIDSRVHIGKIVLTTRAYHAA; this is encoded by the coding sequence TTGGCTACTGATTGCTGCGGGGGGGGCTTAAAGTCCAAAATTTTCAAAACATTTCCACTTGAGGAAACCCGCAAGGCACATGAGTTGATAGACTCCAGGGTTCATATTGGCAAGATCGTATTAACCACTCGAGCATATCATGCTGCTTAA
- a CDS encoding TetR/AcrR family transcriptional regulator yields the protein MAGIRQFDEEAIFEKAMDLFWNKGFSETSLQELAAVTGIQRGSLYNAYQSKEAFFLRVFEVHKNSLLAQMRVALDQPKLRDSIQSYFNFIINSMTIGEPARGCLSTKVALGSGVLDAPIREALQNMLDEIEQIFKTRLSRSEDQADLRVPADEAALLLLTFTRGLVVIERVYQDKVKLNMIAQLFINLLFGNATDHCTHR from the coding sequence ATGGCAGGAATAAGGCAATTCGATGAAGAAGCTATCTTTGAAAAAGCCATGGATCTTTTTTGGAATAAAGGCTTTTCTGAAACATCGTTGCAAGAATTAGCGGCTGTTACGGGGATTCAACGAGGCTCGTTATACAACGCCTATCAGAGTAAGGAAGCCTTTTTCCTACGTGTATTTGAGGTGCATAAGAATTCGTTGTTGGCACAGATGCGTGTCGCGTTGGATCAACCCAAGCTACGCGATTCCATACAGAGTTATTTTAATTTCATCATTAATTCAATGACCATCGGTGAACCTGCTCGGGGTTGTTTGTCGACAAAGGTTGCACTGGGTAGTGGGGTTCTGGATGCCCCGATCCGGGAGGCCCTGCAAAATATGCTTGATGAAATAGAACAAATCTTCAAAACCAGACTCAGCCGGTCTGAAGATCAGGCTGATCTCCGTGTGCCAGCAGACGAAGCCGCTCTGTTGCTTTTGACATTCACGCGAGGACTGGTTGTTATCGAGCGCGTGTATCAGGATAAAGTAAAGCTAAATATGATAGCGCAACTGTTCATAAACCTGCTTTTCGGCAACGCGACAGATCACTGTACCCATCGGTAG